One Onthophagus taurus isolate NC chromosome 11, IU_Otau_3.0, whole genome shotgun sequence genomic window carries:
- the LOC111427822 gene encoding ras association domain-containing protein 10-like, which translates to MMWVEETRQQLNTRLTEEDSDDDSDTSGEELPIWIRGEQRWVSGVVGETTCQDVIAVLLQDEETRGRHVSSPDQYHITERWRGVEQPLDPNSSILDIWNAWGRAQPEVKISLRRIKSDGATSRRTRFKSDSSTWSDRNSWKTIHPKRLNALQNEKQPSSTEELLKLVLAQGEVIRRQLKKLRHSEHQIGFLEDKAHRARVRKHGSNYLLETYLKGLSEAVDPENDFDPSATDKHSDSGVVTEGDSEQSNHKKPINSSESPLERFSPSSEEFHKDLKDDDTNSTLSETNVREQLELFEMINKLNKKLLKEEECLVRLHANFKKYDKTKEKTDEMTKALGDLRKEMAKGACEMQHNEVVLEETKEMLETRRSFLDNLHKDLLNEDHEFEMLQALLYSQGLNQRQEVGENFSPYKTHFTKELLDTLV; encoded by the exons atgatgTGGGTTGAAGAAACAAGACAACAACTCAACACACGTCTGACAGAAGAAGATTCAGATGACGACAGTGATACAAGTGGAGAAGAACTTCCCATTTGGATAAGAGGTGAACAAAGATGGGTTTCAGGTGTTGTTGGAGAGACAACATGTCAAGATGTTATTGCGGTTCTTTTACAAGACGAGGAAACCAGA ggACGTCATGTAAGTTCGCCAGATCAGTATCATATAACGGAAAGATGGAGAGGCGTTGAACAACCTTTAGATCCAAATTCGAGTATTTTAGATATTTGGAATGCCTGGGGGAGAGCTCAACCCgaa gtaaaaatttcattgagAAGGATAAAAAGCGATGGCGCAACATCGCGAAGAACCCGATTCAAATCAGATTCGAGTACATGGTCAGATAGAAATTCTTGGAAAACGATCCATCCGAAACGTTTAAACGCTCTTCAAAACGAAAAACAACCATCGAGTACAGAAGAATTGTTGAAGTTGGTTTTGGCACAAGGAGAAGTTATACGAagacaactaaaaaaattaag ACATAGTGAACATCAAATTGGTTTTTTAGAAGATAAAGCACACCGAGCGAGAGTTCGAAAACACGGTAGTAACTATTTATTAGAAACATATTTAAAAGGACTCTCAGAAGCTGTTGATCccgaaaatgattttgatcCATCAGCAACAGATAAACACAGCGATAGTGGAGTTGTAACGGAAGGAGATAGCGAACAAAGTAACCACAAAAAACCGATTAATTCATCAGAA AGTCCTCTTGAAAGATTTTCACCATCATCAGAAGAGTTTCATAAAGACTTAAAAGACGATGATACCAATTCAACATTAAGTGAAACAAACGTAAGGGAACAATTAGAATTATtcgaaatgataaataaattaaataaaaagttattaaaagaagaagaatgtTTAGTAAGGTTACACGCTAACTTTAAGAAATACGAtaaaacgaaagaaaaaaCGGATGAAATGACGAAAGCTTTAGGCGACTTAAGGAAAGAAATGGCAAAAGGAGCCTGCGAAATGCAACACAACGAAGTAGTCCTCGAAGAAACTAAAGAAATGTTAGAAACGAGACGAAGTTTTCTCGATAATCTCCATAAAGACCTTTTAAATGAAGACCACGAGTTTGAAATGTTACAGGCGTTGTTGTATTCGCAAGGACTGAATCAAAGGCAGGAAGTGGGCGAGAATTTTTCACCGTATAAGACACATTTTACCAAAGAACTGTTAGATACCTTAGTTTAA